One Paraburkholderia aromaticivorans genomic region harbors:
- a CDS encoding penicillin-binding protein 1A — MPIIKRPHSSNSPSGEDRDSYQRTPGRNAASRDAEAGRRSIGATLAIWFASLLATIAVVGALIVGYALVVMGPQLPSLDALTDYRPKVPLRVYTADHVLIGEFGEERRSLVRFQDIPDQMKKAVLAIEDYRFYEHGGVDFIGILRAGVSDLSHGGASQGASTITMQVARNFFLSSEKTYTRKIYEMLLAYKIERALTKDQILELYMNQIYLGERAYGFAAAARVYFGKDLKDITLAESAMLAGLPKAPSAYNPVVNPKRAKIRQEYILRRMLELRYISQDQYDQAVKEEIHTKNPGNEYSVHAEYIAEMVRQMMYAQYKDETYTRGLNVTTTIDSADQDAAYRAVRKGVMDYERRHGYRGPEGFVQLPAPGDDRDQTIDDALTDHPDNGEIIAAVVTDVGPKQVKTQLVDGTQVTISGDGLRFAAAALSARATAATKIKVGSIVRVIADDKGNWQLTQLPQVEGALVSLTPQDGAIRSLVGGFDFNKNKFNHVTQAWRQPGSSFKPFIYSAALDKGLGPATIINDAPLYFPSSTPGGDAWEPKDDDQPDGPMPLRLALQKSKNLVSIRILSFIGTKYAQDFVTQRFGFDADKTPPYLPMALGAGLVTPLQSAGAYSVFANGGFRINPYLINEVTDARGQPLSKAQPLTAGRDAPRTLEPRNAYIMNSLLHSVATAGTGAGTNALHRTDLQGKTGTTNDAKDGWFAGYQQSLVAVAWMGYDQPKSLGSREFGAQLALPIWVEYMQRALRGVPQSEPAQPDGVTSVDGELFYTDMTPGNGFVASIGLDSANPTAGVSDAVGGVGPAGMTPPVVPPPSVSSNEKKQIMDLFESNKP, encoded by the coding sequence ATGCCAATCATCAAACGACCGCATTCATCCAATTCTCCGTCTGGTGAAGACCGGGATTCCTACCAACGCACTCCAGGACGCAATGCAGCTTCGCGCGACGCCGAGGCCGGCCGCCGTTCCATCGGCGCGACTCTCGCTATCTGGTTCGCCAGCCTGCTCGCGACCATCGCGGTGGTGGGCGCGCTGATCGTCGGCTATGCGCTCGTGGTGATGGGGCCGCAACTGCCGTCGCTCGACGCGCTGACCGACTATCGTCCGAAGGTGCCGCTGCGGGTCTACACGGCGGACCATGTGCTGATCGGCGAGTTCGGCGAGGAGCGGCGCTCTCTCGTGCGCTTCCAGGACATTCCCGATCAGATGAAGAAAGCGGTGCTAGCGATCGAAGACTATCGCTTCTACGAGCACGGCGGTGTCGACTTCATCGGCATTCTGCGGGCGGGTGTCTCCGACCTCTCGCACGGCGGCGCCTCGCAGGGCGCGAGCACGATCACCATGCAGGTGGCGCGTAACTTCTTCCTCTCGAGCGAGAAGACCTACACGCGCAAGATTTACGAAATGCTGCTCGCGTACAAGATCGAGCGCGCGCTGACCAAGGATCAGATTCTCGAGCTGTACATGAACCAGATTTATCTGGGCGAACGCGCCTATGGTTTCGCCGCGGCCGCGCGCGTGTACTTCGGCAAGGATCTGAAAGACATCACGCTGGCGGAATCGGCGATGCTGGCTGGCTTGCCGAAGGCACCGTCCGCGTACAATCCGGTGGTCAACCCGAAGCGCGCGAAGATCCGTCAGGAGTACATTCTGCGGCGCATGCTCGAACTGAGATACATCAGCCAGGATCAGTACGATCAGGCCGTGAAGGAAGAGATTCACACCAAAAATCCGGGCAACGAATATAGCGTGCATGCCGAGTACATCGCCGAAATGGTCCGGCAGATGATGTATGCGCAATACAAGGACGAAACCTATACGCGCGGCCTGAACGTCACCACCACGATCGACTCCGCCGACCAGGACGCCGCTTATCGCGCGGTGCGCAAGGGCGTGATGGATTACGAGCGGCGCCATGGCTATCGCGGGCCGGAAGGTTTCGTGCAACTGCCCGCGCCGGGCGACGACCGCGATCAGACCATCGACGACGCGCTAACCGATCACCCCGACAACGGCGAGATTATTGCAGCGGTGGTGACGGACGTGGGTCCGAAGCAGGTCAAGACGCAACTCGTGGACGGTACACAGGTGACGATCAGCGGCGATGGTCTGCGTTTCGCCGCCGCCGCATTGAGCGCGCGCGCCACGGCCGCCACGAAGATCAAGGTCGGCTCGATCGTGCGCGTTATCGCCGACGACAAGGGCAACTGGCAGCTCACGCAATTGCCGCAGGTCGAAGGCGCGCTGGTGTCGCTCACGCCGCAGGACGGCGCGATCCGCTCGCTGGTGGGCGGCTTCGACTTCAACAAGAACAAGTTCAACCACGTCACGCAGGCGTGGCGTCAGCCGGGTTCGAGCTTCAAGCCGTTCATCTATTCGGCGGCGCTCGACAAGGGCCTCGGACCGGCCACGATCATCAACGACGCGCCGTTGTATTTCCCGTCGAGCACGCCGGGCGGCGACGCGTGGGAGCCGAAGGACGACGACCAGCCGGACGGTCCGATGCCGCTGCGTCTCGCGTTGCAGAAGTCGAAGAACCTCGTGTCGATCCGCATTCTGTCGTTCATCGGTACCAAGTACGCGCAAGACTTCGTCACGCAGCGTTTCGGTTTCGACGCCGACAAGACCCCGCCGTATCTGCCGATGGCGCTCGGTGCGGGCCTCGTTACGCCGTTGCAGTCGGCGGGTGCGTATTCGGTGTTCGCGAACGGCGGCTTCCGGATCAATCCGTATCTGATCAACGAGGTGACGGATGCGCGCGGCCAACCGCTCTCCAAGGCGCAGCCGCTGACGGCCGGACGCGATGCGCCGCGCACGCTGGAACCGCGCAACGCATACATCATGAACAGCCTGCTGCATTCGGTGGCGACGGCCGGCACGGGTGCGGGCACCAATGCGCTGCATCGTACGGACTTGCAGGGCAAGACGGGGACGACCAACGACGCGAAGGACGGCTGGTTCGCCGGTTATCAGCAGTCGCTCGTGGCGGTGGCGTGGATGGGTTATGACCAGCCGAAGAGTCTCGGCAGCCGCGAATTCGGCGCGCAACTGGCGTTGCCGATCTGGGTGGAATACATGCAGCGCGCGCTGCGCGGGGTACCGCAAAGCGAACCGGCGCAACCGGACGGCGTGACTTCGGTCGACGGCGAACTGTTCTATACGGACATGACGCCGGGCAATGGCTTCGTCGCCAGCATCGGTCTGGATTCGGCGAATCCCACCGCCGGCGTGAGCGATGCGGTCGGCGGCGTGGGCCCGGCGGGTATGACGCCGCCGGTGGTGCCGCCGCCGAGTGTCTCGTCGAACGAGAAGAAGCAGATCATGGATCTGTTCGAGTCGAACAAGCCGTGA
- a CDS encoding PspA/IM30 family protein translates to MSLFDSISRTLKGLLNDAADSVQDPSRDSRQIVRELDESIAKAENSLIEIQAQVATQQSKRDVAADKAKKYEDGAKRALQSGDEALAREALGAQATAEAERDALAKELTTLEPSVAQLKSQIEDMRTRRNDLNARSSILQAKQQIAQAKDVAATALGGIGGKNLSEDFQKMEDKVALSNARSDARLNSADVKSGKALDDKLADLNRGPSVEDRLEALKKQINTPAQ, encoded by the coding sequence ATGTCGCTTTTTGACAGCATTTCCCGCACGCTTAAAGGTCTCCTGAACGACGCAGCCGACTCCGTGCAAGATCCGTCGCGCGACTCGCGCCAGATCGTGCGCGAACTCGACGAGAGCATCGCCAAAGCCGAGAACTCGCTGATCGAGATCCAGGCGCAAGTGGCCACGCAGCAAAGCAAGCGCGATGTTGCCGCGGACAAGGCGAAAAAATACGAAGACGGCGCGAAACGCGCGCTGCAATCCGGCGACGAAGCGCTCGCGCGGGAAGCCCTGGGCGCGCAAGCCACGGCCGAAGCCGAACGCGACGCGCTCGCCAAGGAACTGACTACGCTGGAGCCGTCGGTGGCGCAGCTCAAGAGTCAGATCGAAGACATGCGCACGCGCCGCAACGACCTGAACGCCCGCTCGAGCATTCTGCAAGCCAAGCAGCAGATCGCTCAGGCGAAAGACGTGGCGGCCACGGCATTGGGCGGCATCGGCGGCAAGAATCTGTCCGAAGATTTCCAGAAAATGGAAGACAAGGTCGCGCTGTCGAATGCCCGTTCGGACGCCCGCCTGAATTCGGCCGACGTGAAGAGCGGCAAGGCGCTCGACGACAAGCTCGCGGATCTGAACCGCGGGCCGTCCGTCGAAGATCGTCTCGAAGCATTGAAGAAGCAGATCAATACACCGGCCCAGTAA
- a CDS encoding tetratricopeptide repeat protein, producing the protein MKKFLATAFASLLFVSAVAFAVPTVQQIESAMSQGNWQQADASLSEVLQAHPNNARAHYLYAQVLDREGRSADALAQVQQAKTLDPQIRFTDPTRFAQTEARIRKDAERAGATGGNTTSRAANPFAQQTAPAVQQQSAIAPQAPQRHGPGMGMWIGILVLVGVIALVLRWTLRRARAQGDTRADDERRVQLKRATEMLNTVRSLKLDVKLSTVQGHEALEKEVEATEDQLRGLVETLSNSKNPLPPYQLDELEQRLGSMRARLEGRPDPYAAPAASAQQQSPYAQEAERFGNPPQAPYPQQGPYQQQPQVIVQQGGGGFGGGMGGLLTGVLLGEALNSGRERVVERDVVVDDEARRRGNDAGNGGGLDFGQGSNDWSDNSGGVDMGSNDDSGGWNDNT; encoded by the coding sequence ATGAAAAAATTTCTCGCAACCGCGTTTGCCTCACTGCTGTTCGTGTCGGCCGTGGCGTTCGCAGTGCCCACCGTTCAGCAGATCGAATCGGCCATGTCGCAAGGCAACTGGCAACAGGCCGACGCCAGTCTGAGCGAAGTGCTGCAGGCGCATCCGAACAATGCGCGCGCGCACTATCTGTATGCCCAGGTGCTCGACCGCGAAGGCCGTTCCGCCGACGCGCTCGCCCAGGTGCAGCAGGCCAAGACACTCGACCCGCAAATCCGCTTCACTGACCCGACCCGCTTCGCGCAAACCGAAGCGCGCATTCGCAAGGACGCGGAACGCGCAGGCGCCACGGGCGGCAACACCACCAGCCGCGCGGCCAACCCGTTCGCGCAGCAGACCGCGCCGGCTGTGCAGCAACAGTCGGCCATCGCGCCGCAAGCGCCGCAACGGCATGGTCCGGGCATGGGCATGTGGATCGGCATCCTTGTCCTTGTCGGCGTGATCGCGCTGGTGTTGCGCTGGACCTTGCGGCGCGCCCGCGCCCAAGGCGACACGCGCGCCGACGACGAGCGTCGCGTGCAGCTCAAGCGCGCCACGGAAATGCTCAACACCGTGCGTTCGCTCAAGCTCGACGTGAAGCTCTCCACCGTGCAAGGTCATGAGGCGCTGGAGAAGGAAGTCGAAGCAACCGAAGACCAGTTGCGTGGCCTCGTCGAAACGCTGTCGAACAGCAAGAATCCGCTGCCGCCGTATCAGCTCGACGAACTGGAACAGCGCCTCGGTAGCATGCGCGCGCGCCTCGAGGGCCGGCCCGATCCGTATGCCGCACCGGCCGCCAGCGCGCAGCAGCAGTCGCCGTATGCGCAGGAAGCCGAACGTTTCGGCAATCCGCCGCAAGCGCCCTATCCGCAGCAAGGACCGTATCAGCAACAGCCGCAGGTTATCGTGCAGCAAGGCGGCGGTGGTTTCGGCGGCGGCATGGGCGGTCTGCTGACCGGCGTGCTACTCGGCGAAGCGCTGAATTCCGGGCGTGAGCGCGTCGTGGAGCGCGACGTGGTCGTCGACGACGAAGCGCGCCGTCGTGGCAACGACGCTGGCAATGGCGGCGGCCTCGACTTCGGCCAGGGTTCGAACGACTGGAGCGACAACAGCGGCGGCGTCGACATGGGCAGCAACGACGACTCCGGCGGCTGGAACGACAACACCTGA
- a CDS encoding TetR family transcriptional regulator, giving the protein MTSVPEAAAAAEHGVAAGQELPAGKRKLIEAALRLTAGGRSFTSLGLRELAREAGLNPNTFYRHFDTLDDLAREAVESVSRRLRPMLRRERWLAAHDEPHSVPRRACVAFFAFVLESRAAFLSALAEYHGTSPALREAVRANLHEVSAEMADDVVQLELMPTLSRETVDEVCTQIVLQLFHLSAEYIDADNARRTALIAYAERFIVRLFAGSVVLAQHEPVGERVPMRA; this is encoded by the coding sequence ATGACATCCGTACCGGAAGCGGCAGCCGCCGCCGAACACGGCGTTGCCGCAGGGCAGGAATTGCCGGCCGGCAAGCGCAAACTGATCGAAGCCGCGTTGCGCCTGACGGCGGGCGGCCGCAGTTTTACGAGCCTGGGTTTGCGCGAACTGGCGCGCGAGGCCGGGCTCAATCCCAACACCTTCTATCGTCATTTCGACACGCTCGACGATCTGGCGCGCGAAGCCGTCGAATCGGTGAGCCGCCGTTTGCGGCCGATGCTGCGGCGTGAGCGCTGGCTCGCCGCGCACGACGAACCGCATAGCGTGCCGCGTCGCGCCTGCGTTGCGTTCTTTGCGTTCGTGCTGGAGAGCCGCGCGGCGTTTTTGAGCGCGCTTGCCGAATATCATGGTACATCGCCGGCATTGCGCGAGGCCGTGCGCGCGAACCTTCACGAGGTGTCGGCGGAAATGGCCGACGACGTCGTTCAACTTGAATTGATGCCGACACTTTCCCGCGAAACCGTCGACGAAGTCTGCACGCAGATCGTGCTGCAACTCTTTCATCTCTCAGCTGAATATATCGATGCAGACAATGCGCGCCGCACTGCGCTGATCGCGTATGCGGAGCGTTTCATCGTCAGGCTGTTCGCCGGTTCGGTGGTGCTGGCGCAGCACGAGCCGGTCGGAGAACGGGTGCCGATGCGGGCGTGA
- a CDS encoding flavin-containing monooxygenase: protein MTPASSAAPAAPRIAIVGSGFAGIGMAIRLQRMGITSFTIYEAASDIGGTWRDNTYPGAACDVPSHLYSFSFEPNPTWSRAFGGQAEIFAYLKHCARKYGVERYVRCNARVAAARFDEARQVWRVEIDVNGVRENIEADVVIAASGPLSRPAMPRIAGLERFEGKLFHSARWDHAYSLESKRVAVIGTGASAAQFVPQIQPRVAHLDLFQRTAPWVMPKPDKPIDARARWLFQHLPFTQRFVRNAIYWQLESRAIAFVVNPELMKVPMKFGLSYLERRVKDPELRAKLTPNYRFGCKRVLLSSDYYPALSQPNVDVVTSGIREIVADGIVTEDGVHRPADAIICGTGFQVNDVAAPFEVTGLDGADLSAQWLRDGPEAYLGVSVANFPNFFMIVGPNTGLGHNSLLYMIESQVQYIADCLRVLRRRKARTMNLRPDVQRDFNARLQKDMQHSVWASGCRSYYQTRSGKVTALWPGFSFSFRKRTRRARPHDYRFAP from the coding sequence GTGACGCCTGCCTCATCTGCCGCGCCTGCCGCGCCACGCATCGCGATTGTCGGAAGCGGGTTTGCCGGCATCGGCATGGCGATTCGCCTGCAGCGAATGGGCATTACGTCGTTCACGATTTACGAGGCGGCCAGCGATATCGGCGGCACCTGGCGTGACAACACCTATCCCGGCGCGGCCTGTGACGTGCCCTCGCATCTCTATTCGTTTTCGTTCGAGCCGAATCCAACGTGGTCGCGCGCGTTCGGCGGCCAGGCGGAAATCTTCGCCTATTTGAAGCACTGCGCCCGCAAGTATGGCGTGGAGCGTTACGTGCGTTGCAACGCGCGCGTGGCCGCGGCGCGTTTCGACGAAGCGCGCCAGGTCTGGCGCGTGGAGATCGATGTGAACGGCGTGCGTGAAAACATCGAGGCCGATGTGGTGATCGCCGCAAGCGGTCCGCTGTCCCGCCCGGCCATGCCGCGGATTGCCGGACTCGAGCGCTTCGAAGGCAAGCTGTTTCATTCGGCGCGCTGGGACCATGCGTATTCGCTCGAAAGCAAACGCGTCGCGGTGATCGGCACGGGCGCAAGCGCGGCCCAGTTCGTGCCGCAAATCCAGCCGCGCGTCGCGCATCTCGATCTGTTCCAGCGCACCGCGCCGTGGGTCATGCCCAAGCCCGACAAACCGATCGACGCGCGCGCCCGCTGGCTGTTCCAGCATCTGCCGTTCACGCAGCGCTTCGTGCGCAATGCGATCTACTGGCAGCTCGAATCGCGCGCCATCGCATTCGTCGTCAATCCGGAACTGATGAAGGTGCCGATGAAGTTCGGCCTGAGCTACCTCGAACGACGCGTCAAGGATCCCGAGTTGCGCGCCAAGCTGACGCCGAACTACCGGTTCGGCTGCAAGCGCGTGCTGCTCTCGAGCGACTACTATCCCGCGCTCAGCCAGCCGAACGTCGATGTGGTGACGAGCGGCATCCGCGAGATCGTCGCCGACGGCATCGTGACCGAAGACGGCGTGCATCGCCCCGCCGACGCGATCATTTGCGGCACGGGCTTCCAGGTCAACGACGTCGCCGCGCCGTTCGAGGTGACCGGTCTCGACGGCGCGGATCTCAGCGCTCAGTGGCTGCGCGACGGGCCGGAAGCCTACCTCGGTGTCAGCGTGGCGAACTTTCCGAACTTCTTCATGATCGTGGGCCCGAATACCGGCCTCGGCCACAACTCGCTGCTCTACATGATCGAATCGCAGGTGCAGTACATCGCCGATTGCCTGCGCGTACTGCGTCGCCGCAAGGCACGCACGATGAATCTGCGGCCCGACGTGCAGCGCGATTTCAACGCGCGTTTGCAGAAGGACATGCAGCACTCCGTGTGGGCGAGCGGATGTCGTAGCTACTATCAGACCCGCAGCGGCAAAGTTACCGCGTTGTGGCCGGGCTTCAGCTTCAGCTTTCGAAAACGCACGCGCCGCGCGCGTCCGCACGACTATCGCTTCGCGCCCTGA
- a CDS encoding alpha/beta fold hydrolase has protein sequence MASIDSGTPASTSPLPSRSLAARLGITSVPRDELRRRYTQSGSRFVKIMGADVHYVDEGSGEIFVMIHGFASSLHTWNRVADELKREHRVIRLDLPPFGVTGPLRSSSGEIETMNLPTYRRFIDMFMQALGISRATFIGNSLGGLIAWDYAVRHREAVERLVLIDSAGFPMKLPIYIGLFNSALVRVSSPWWLPEVIVKSAVRNVYGDPRKIDAVTLRRYVEFFHGEGTRTAIGKMVPTLDFKDVDTDVLKTLDVPTLVLWGAKDRWIPTAHAAEFASRIPGAKSVMYPGLGHIPMEEAPERVMTDLRAFLGTRGAPVPVDEGTRRAPA, from the coding sequence ATGGCAAGCATCGACTCCGGCACGCCCGCCTCGACATCCCCGCTACCGTCGCGCTCGCTCGCCGCGCGCCTCGGCATCACCAGTGTGCCGCGCGACGAATTGCGCCGACGCTACACGCAAAGCGGCTCCAGATTCGTGAAGATCATGGGCGCCGACGTGCATTACGTCGATGAAGGCAGCGGCGAGATCTTCGTAATGATCCACGGCTTCGCGTCTTCGTTGCACACTTGGAATCGGGTCGCCGATGAACTCAAGCGCGAGCATCGCGTGATCCGCCTCGACCTGCCGCCGTTCGGCGTGACTGGACCGCTGCGCTCCAGCAGCGGCGAAATCGAAACGATGAATCTGCCGACCTATCGGCGTTTCATCGATATGTTCATGCAGGCGCTCGGCATCTCGCGCGCGACCTTCATCGGCAATTCGCTCGGCGGGCTGATTGCGTGGGACTATGCGGTGCGTCATCGCGAAGCGGTTGAACGGCTCGTGCTGATCGACTCGGCCGGCTTTCCGATGAAACTGCCGATTTATATCGGCCTGTTCAATAGCGCGCTGGTGCGGGTCAGTTCGCCGTGGTGGCTGCCTGAGGTCATCGTCAAAAGCGCGGTGCGCAACGTCTATGGCGATCCGCGCAAGATCGATGCGGTGACGCTGCGGCGCTACGTCGAGTTCTTCCACGGCGAAGGCACGCGCACCGCGATCGGCAAGATGGTGCCCACGCTCGACTTCAAGGATGTCGACACCGACGTGCTGAAGACACTCGACGTGCCGACGCTGGTGCTATGGGGTGCGAAGGATCGCTGGATTCCGACAGCGCACGCCGCCGAATTCGCCAGCCGCATTCCGGGCGCGAAGTCGGTCATGTATCCGGGGCTCGGCCATATTCCGATGGAAGAAGCACCCGAGCGCGTGATGACCGATTTGCGCGCGTTTCTCGGTACGCGCGGAGCGCCTGTTCCGGTTGACGAAGGCACGCGTCGCGCGCCGGCCTGA
- a CDS encoding methyl-accepting chemotaxis protein, with protein MTRFSFRRSARSHTVVGDIAAQAGKLGIEICDVSGHVEEVAARVQRQAQVCRALRESAAQTLAGNHRIAAAARKMSHVSAEAATGVQESQQTLEASLADIHGLVEGVTVIESQIGALRSALAHVSRVSEEISLIARQTHLLALNAAIEAARAGDSGKSFAVVAAEVKNLSAKTAQATGQIETTLAHLTQQTEQLISEGSVNTARAHRVREGTRKIGDVVHATGDAIAHLNDEAGQIAVLTGEIESQCDGLEAQVLEMASGVEDSSENFVQAKDRLGNLLGVSETLIELTAATGVETADTRFIEAVQRAAAAVSKVFETAVARGEVSIEDLLDRHYVPVVGSNPPQFLTRFTALTDRVLPAIQEPLLGLDPRVAFCAAVDLRGYLPTHNLKFSLPQRDGDVVWNTANCRNRRMFDDRTGIAAASHRKRFLLQTYRRDMGGGEFVLMKDASAPVFVNGRHWGGVRVGYRV; from the coding sequence ATGACGCGTTTCAGCTTTCGCCGTTCGGCCCGTTCGCACACGGTCGTCGGCGATATTGCCGCGCAAGCCGGCAAATTGGGCATCGAGATCTGCGACGTATCGGGCCACGTCGAAGAAGTGGCCGCGCGCGTGCAACGCCAGGCGCAAGTATGCCGCGCGCTGCGCGAATCGGCTGCGCAGACGCTCGCGGGTAATCATCGCATTGCCGCTGCCGCGCGGAAAATGAGCCACGTATCCGCCGAAGCCGCGACCGGCGTGCAGGAATCGCAGCAAACGCTCGAAGCGTCGCTGGCTGACATCCACGGACTGGTGGAAGGCGTGACGGTCATCGAAAGCCAGATCGGCGCGCTGCGCAGCGCGCTAGCGCATGTGAGCCGTGTCTCCGAGGAGATTTCGCTGATCGCCCGCCAGACTCATCTGCTGGCGCTGAATGCCGCGATCGAAGCCGCGCGCGCCGGCGACTCCGGCAAAAGTTTCGCGGTGGTCGCGGCCGAAGTAAAGAACCTCTCGGCGAAGACCGCGCAGGCCACCGGGCAGATCGAGACGACGCTGGCGCACCTCACGCAACAGACCGAGCAGTTGATCAGCGAGGGATCCGTGAACACCGCGCGGGCGCACCGCGTGCGTGAAGGCACGCGCAAGATCGGCGACGTCGTACATGCAACCGGCGATGCGATCGCGCATCTGAATGACGAGGCGGGACAGATCGCCGTGTTGACCGGCGAGATCGAATCGCAGTGCGACGGACTCGAGGCGCAGGTGCTGGAAATGGCGAGCGGCGTCGAGGATTCGAGCGAGAATTTCGTGCAGGCGAAGGACCGTTTGGGGAATCTGCTTGGCGTGTCCGAAACCCTGATCGAGCTGACCGCTGCGACGGGTGTGGAAACGGCGGATACGCGGTTTATCGAGGCCGTGCAGCGAGCGGCGGCCGCCGTGAGCAAGGTATTCGAAACGGCGGTGGCGCGTGGTGAAGTGTCGATTGAGGATCTGCTTGATCGGCACTATGTGCCGGTGGTGGGGAGTAATCCGCCGCAGTTTTTGACGCGGTTTACTGCGTTGACCGACAGGGTGTTGCCGGCTATTCAGGAGCCTTTGCTTGGTCTCGATCCGCGTGTGGCGTTTTGTGCCGCGGTCGATTTGCGGGGTTATTTGCCGACGCACAATCTGAAGTTTTCTTTGCCGCAGCGTGATGGCGATGTGGTCTGGAATACGGCGAATTGCCGGAATCGGCGAATGTTCGATGATCGGACTGGGATTGCCGCGGCTTCACATAGGAAACGGTTTTTGTTGCAGACGTATCGGCGTGATATGGGAGGTGGGGAGTTTGTGTTGATGAAGGATGCGTCGGCGCCGGTTTTCGTCAATGG